A region of Streptomyces halobius DNA encodes the following proteins:
- a CDS encoding pseudouridine synthase, which produces MRSSGRNSRDGGRGGGDYRAGAGGGTSRSKSPGYRREVPPGGKRDEKQQRAGRPRPEERRYDAGGSAGGERGGGGKSGSRGAAARGGAKGGPRTGAVAKGARPGGKGAPQRGRGQAPARPRELDAKIEERNRARHDKPRVKSPKTFGDQEGERLQKVLARAGMGSRRACEELIEQARVEVNGRIVMEQGVRVDPEKDEIKVDGLTVATQSYLFFALNKPAGVVSTMEDPDGRQCLGDYVTNRETRLFHVGRLDTETEGIILLTNHGELAHRLTHPRYGVKKTYLAAIQGPLPRDLGKRLKDGIELEDGYARADHFRIVENTGKNYLVEVTLHEGRKHIVRRMLAEAGFPVDRLVRTSFGPIALGDQKSGWLRRMTNTEVGMLMREVEL; this is translated from the coding sequence ATGCGAAGCAGCGGCAGGAACAGCAGGGACGGCGGGCGCGGTGGGGGCGACTACCGCGCCGGCGCGGGTGGGGGCACTTCCCGGTCGAAGTCCCCCGGCTACCGCCGGGAGGTACCCCCAGGGGGAAAGCGGGACGAGAAGCAGCAGCGCGCCGGCCGGCCCCGTCCTGAGGAGCGCCGTTACGATGCGGGCGGATCCGCCGGCGGCGAACGCGGGGGCGGCGGAAAGAGCGGCAGCCGGGGCGCTGCGGCCCGCGGCGGCGCCAAGGGCGGTCCGCGCACCGGTGCCGTTGCCAAGGGGGCCCGCCCCGGAGGCAAGGGCGCGCCCCAGCGGGGCCGTGGGCAGGCGCCCGCGCGGCCCCGTGAGCTGGACGCCAAGATCGAGGAGCGCAACCGCGCCCGCCACGACAAGCCGCGGGTCAAGAGCCCCAAGACCTTCGGCGACCAGGAGGGCGAGCGCCTGCAGAAGGTGCTGGCCAGGGCCGGTATGGGCTCGCGGCGAGCCTGCGAGGAGCTGATCGAGCAGGCACGCGTCGAGGTCAACGGCCGGATCGTCATGGAGCAGGGCGTCCGGGTCGACCCGGAGAAGGACGAGATCAAGGTCGACGGCCTGACGGTCGCCACCCAGTCGTATCTCTTCTTCGCGCTCAACAAGCCCGCCGGCGTCGTCTCCACGATGGAGGACCCGGACGGCCGCCAGTGCCTGGGCGACTACGTCACCAACCGTGAGACGCGGCTGTTCCACGTCGGCCGGCTGGACACCGAGACCGAGGGCATCATCCTGCTCACCAACCACGGCGAGCTGGCCCACCGTCTGACGCATCCGCGGTACGGCGTGAAGAAGACCTATCTCGCCGCGATCCAGGGCCCGCTCCCGCGTGACCTGGGCAAGCGGCTCAAGGACGGCATCGAGCTGGAGGACGGCTACGCCCGCGCCGACCACTTCCGGATCGTGGAGAACACCGGCAAGAACTATCTCGTCGAGGTGACCCTCCACGAGGGCCGTAAGCACATCGTCCGCCGGATGCTCGCCGAGGCCGGCTTCCCGGTGGACAGGCTGGTCCGTACCAGCTTCGGCCCGATCGCGCTGGGCGACCAGAAGTCCGGCTGGCTGCGCCGGATGACCAACACCGAGGTCGGCATGCTGATGCGCGAGGTCGAGCTGTAA
- a CDS encoding nucleotidyltransferase domain-containing protein yields the protein MSTDAAGHAPAAASGHALVAEHTVYACVMGSRAFGLATESSDTDRRGVYLAPTALFWRFEKPPTHVDGPREEELSWELERFCELALRANPNILECLHSPLVERVDTTGRELLALRDAFLSRHVHRTFAGYAAGQLKQLRADVRQRGAPRWKHAMHLLRLLASSRDLLRTGVLTPDVGRAREELLAVKRGEVPWDTVERRMARLSEEAEASVSRSPLPAEPDRARVADFLFRARRGSALGWEPGAGELSRGPGPGAWSGDWPGT from the coding sequence ATGTCCACCGATGCCGCAGGTCATGCCCCGGCCGCTGCCTCAGGTCACGCCCTGGTCGCCGAACACACCGTCTACGCGTGCGTGATGGGCTCGCGTGCCTTCGGTCTGGCCACCGAGTCCAGCGACACCGACCGGCGCGGGGTGTATCTCGCGCCGACCGCGCTCTTCTGGCGCTTCGAGAAGCCGCCGACCCATGTGGACGGGCCGCGCGAGGAGGAGTTGTCCTGGGAGCTGGAGCGGTTCTGCGAGCTGGCGCTGCGCGCGAACCCCAACATCCTGGAGTGTCTGCACTCCCCCCTCGTGGAGCGGGTCGACACCACGGGCCGCGAACTGCTCGCACTGCGCGACGCGTTCCTGTCCCGGCACGTCCACCGCACCTTCGCGGGCTACGCGGCCGGGCAGCTCAAGCAGCTGCGGGCGGATGTGCGGCAGCGCGGCGCGCCCCGTTGGAAGCACGCCATGCATCTGCTGCGGCTGCTGGCCTCGTCCCGTGATCTGCTCCGTACGGGCGTCCTCACGCCGGATGTCGGACGGGCCCGTGAGGAGCTGCTGGCGGTCAAACGCGGCGAGGTGCCCTGGGACACGGTGGAGCGCCGGATGGCGAGGCTGTCCGAGGAGGCCGAGGCGTCGGTGTCCCGTTCACCGCTGCCGGCCGAGCCGGACCGGGCCCGGGTGGCGGACTTCCTGTTCCGGGCCCGGCGCGGGTCGGCGCTGGGCTGGGAGCCCGGAGCCGGTGAACTGAGCCGGGGACCTGGCCCCGGGGCCTGGTCCGGGGACTGGCCCGGGACCTGA
- the aroH gene encoding chorismate mutase: protein MAVRAVRGAVQLERDDAEHMQEQVAELLTAILERNNLLADDLISVWFTATPDLHSDFPAAAARALGITDVPLICAQELAVTGAMERVVRVLAHVETGLSKAGIAHVYLGAAGALRKDIAQ, encoded by the coding sequence GTGGCGGTACGAGCGGTCCGTGGGGCCGTCCAGCTGGAGCGGGACGACGCGGAGCATATGCAGGAGCAGGTCGCGGAGCTGCTCACCGCCATCCTGGAACGCAACAACCTCCTCGCGGACGACCTGATCAGTGTGTGGTTCACCGCCACCCCCGATCTGCACAGCGACTTCCCGGCCGCCGCCGCGCGCGCCCTGGGCATCACGGACGTCCCGCTGATCTGCGCCCAGGAGCTGGCCGTCACCGGCGCCATGGAGCGGGTGGTACGGGTGCTCGCCCATGTCGAGACCGGACTGTCCAAGGCCGGCATCGCCCATGTCTACCTCGGCGCGGCCGGGGCACTGCGAAAGGACATCGCGCAGTGA